A DNA window from Elephas maximus indicus isolate mEleMax1 chromosome 17, mEleMax1 primary haplotype, whole genome shotgun sequence contains the following coding sequences:
- the DOK1 gene encoding docking protein 1 isoform X3, producing the protein MAVTRWGVMFSFEAGRRCPSGPGTFTFQTAQGNDIFQAVETAIRQQKAQAKAGQGHDVLRTDSHEEVAEGKLAPPCGPQELLCSPPSLYAEPLDSLRIPPGPSQDSLYSDPLDSTRARAGDGAQLKKPLYWDLYEHVQQKLQKANLKDPKEDPIYDEPEGLAPAPSRGLYDLPQEPKDAWWCQARVKEEGYELPYNPATDDYAVPPPRSAKPLLAPKPQGLVFLEPSTETGSGSKGHNSGTALYSQVQKNGASGSWDCGLSRAETSRTGVQSEDSI; encoded by the exons ATGGCCGTGACAAGGTGGGGG GTTATGTTCTCTTTTGAGGCCGGCCGCCGTTGCCCGTCTGGCCCCGGAACCTTCACCTTCCAGACGGCACAGGGAAATGACATCTTTCAGGCAGTTGAGACAGCCATCCGTCAGCAGAAGGCCCAGGCAAAGGCTGGTCAGGGGCATGATGTCCTGAGAACTGACTCCCATGAAGAAGTGGCAGAAGGGAAGCTGGCTCCTCCTTGTGGCCCTCAGGAGCTCCTGTGCAGCCCCCCATCCCTGTATGCTGAACCGCTAGACTCCCTGCGCATCCCTCCAGGCCCTTCCCAGGACTCCCTATATTCAGACCCCCTGGACAGCACCCGTGCTCGGGCAGGAGACGGGGCGCAGTTGAAGAAACCTCTCTACTGGGACTTGTATGAGCATGTACAGCAGAAGTTGCAGAAGGCCAACCTGAAGGACCCCAAAGAAGACCCCATCTATGACGAACCTGAGGGCCTGGCCCCAGCCCCTTCCCGAGGCCTTTATGACCTGCCTCAAGAGCCCAAGGATGCATGGTGGTGCCAGGCTCGGGTGAAGGAGGAGGGCTACGAGCTCCCCTACAACCCAGCCACTGATGACTATGCTGTGCCCCCCCCTCGGAGCGCAAAGCCTCTCCTAGCTCCCAAGCCCCAAGGCCTGGTCTTCCTTGAACCTAGTACTGAAACTGGCAGTGGCAGCAAAGGCCACAACTCAGGCACTGCCTTGTATAGTCAGGtccagaagaatggggcctcggGGAGCTGGGACTGTGGGCTCTCCAGAGCAGAGACCAGTAGGACTGGAGTCCAGTCAGAGGACTCCATATGA
- the DOK1 gene encoding docking protein 1 isoform X1 codes for MDGAEMEGPLFLQSQRFGTKRWRKTWAVLYPASPNGVARLEFFDHKGSGSGGGRGGSRRLDCKVIRLAECVSVVPVAVESPPEPGAAAFRLDTAQRSHLLAADARSSAAWVQTLCRNAFPKGSWAQAPAENPPKLSALEMLENSLYSPTWEGSQFWVTVQRTEAAERCGLHGSYMLRTEAERLTLLAMGTQSQKLEPLLYWPYTLLRRYGRDKVMFSFEAGRRCPSGPGTFTFQTAQGNDIFQAVETAIRQQKAQAKAGQGHDVLRTDSHEEVAEGKLAPPCGPQELLCSPPSLYAEPLDSLRIPPGPSQDSLYSDPLDSTRARAGDGAQLKKPLYWDLYEHVQQKLQKANLKDPKEDPIYDEPEGLAPAPSRGLYDLPQEPKDAWWCQARVKEEGYELPYNPATDDYAVPPPRSAKPLLAPKPQGLVFLEPSTETGSGSKGHNSGTALYSQVQKNGASGSWDCGLSRAETSRTGVQSEDSI; via the exons ATGGACGGGGCTGAGATGGAAGGGCCGCTCTTTTTACAGAGTCAGCGCTTCGGGACCAAG AGGTGGAGGAAGACCTGGGCTGTGCTCTACCCTGCCAGCCCCAACGGCGTGGCCCGGCTCGAGTTCTTTGACCACAAGGGGTCGGGCTCAGGGGGTGGCCGCGGGGGCTCGCGCCGCCTGGATTGCAAGGTGATCCGCCTGGCAGAGTGTGTCAGCGTGGTCCCCGTGGCCGTGGAGAGCCCCCCTGAGCCCGGCGCCGCAGCCTTCCGCCTGGACACAGCGCAGCGCTCCCACCTGTTGGCCGCGGACGCGCGGTCCAGTGCCGCCTGGGTGCAGACGCTGTGCCGAAATGCCTTTCCG AAAGGCAGCTGGGCTCAGGCGCCTGCCGAAAACCCACCCAAACTTTCTGCCTTGGAGATGCTGGAGAACTCGCTTTATAGCCCCACTTGGGAAG GATCTCAGTTCTGGGTGACCGTGCAGAGGACTGAGGCTGCTGAACGCTGTGGCCTGCATGGCTCCTACATGCTGAGGACAGAGGCTGAGAGGCTGACTCTTCTggccatgggcacccagagtCAGAAACTGGAGCCCCTCCTTTACTGGCCCTACACTCTGTTGCGTCGTTATGGCCGTGACAAG GTTATGTTCTCTTTTGAGGCCGGCCGCCGTTGCCCGTCTGGCCCCGGAACCTTCACCTTCCAGACGGCACAGGGAAATGACATCTTTCAGGCAGTTGAGACAGCCATCCGTCAGCAGAAGGCCCAGGCAAAGGCTGGTCAGGGGCATGATGTCCTGAGAACTGACTCCCATGAAGAAGTGGCAGAAGGGAAGCTGGCTCCTCCTTGTGGCCCTCAGGAGCTCCTGTGCAGCCCCCCATCCCTGTATGCTGAACCGCTAGACTCCCTGCGCATCCCTCCAGGCCCTTCCCAGGACTCCCTATATTCAGACCCCCTGGACAGCACCCGTGCTCGGGCAGGAGACGGGGCGCAGTTGAAGAAACCTCTCTACTGGGACTTGTATGAGCATGTACAGCAGAAGTTGCAGAAGGCCAACCTGAAGGACCCCAAAGAAGACCCCATCTATGACGAACCTGAGGGCCTGGCCCCAGCCCCTTCCCGAGGCCTTTATGACCTGCCTCAAGAGCCCAAGGATGCATGGTGGTGCCAGGCTCGGGTGAAGGAGGAGGGCTACGAGCTCCCCTACAACCCAGCCACTGATGACTATGCTGTGCCCCCCCCTCGGAGCGCAAAGCCTCTCCTAGCTCCCAAGCCCCAAGGCCTGGTCTTCCTTGAACCTAGTACTGAAACTGGCAGTGGCAGCAAAGGCCACAACTCAGGCACTGCCTTGTATAGTCAGGtccagaagaatggggcctcggGGAGCTGGGACTGTGGGCTCTCCAGAGCAGAGACCAGTAGGACTGGAGTCCAGTCAGAGGACTCCATATGA
- the DOK1 gene encoding docking protein 1 isoform X2 has translation MLENSLYSPTWEGSQFWVTVQRTEAAERCGLHGSYMLRTEAERLTLLAMGTQSQKLEPLLYWPYTLLRRYGRDKVMFSFEAGRRCPSGPGTFTFQTAQGNDIFQAVETAIRQQKAQAKAGQGHDVLRTDSHEEVAEGKLAPPCGPQELLCSPPSLYAEPLDSLRIPPGPSQDSLYSDPLDSTRARAGDGAQLKKPLYWDLYEHVQQKLQKANLKDPKEDPIYDEPEGLAPAPSRGLYDLPQEPKDAWWCQARVKEEGYELPYNPATDDYAVPPPRSAKPLLAPKPQGLVFLEPSTETGSGSKGHNSGTALYSQVQKNGASGSWDCGLSRAETSRTGVQSEDSI, from the exons ATGCTGGAGAACTCGCTTTATAGCCCCACTTGGGAAG GATCTCAGTTCTGGGTGACCGTGCAGAGGACTGAGGCTGCTGAACGCTGTGGCCTGCATGGCTCCTACATGCTGAGGACAGAGGCTGAGAGGCTGACTCTTCTggccatgggcacccagagtCAGAAACTGGAGCCCCTCCTTTACTGGCCCTACACTCTGTTGCGTCGTTATGGCCGTGACAAG GTTATGTTCTCTTTTGAGGCCGGCCGCCGTTGCCCGTCTGGCCCCGGAACCTTCACCTTCCAGACGGCACAGGGAAATGACATCTTTCAGGCAGTTGAGACAGCCATCCGTCAGCAGAAGGCCCAGGCAAAGGCTGGTCAGGGGCATGATGTCCTGAGAACTGACTCCCATGAAGAAGTGGCAGAAGGGAAGCTGGCTCCTCCTTGTGGCCCTCAGGAGCTCCTGTGCAGCCCCCCATCCCTGTATGCTGAACCGCTAGACTCCCTGCGCATCCCTCCAGGCCCTTCCCAGGACTCCCTATATTCAGACCCCCTGGACAGCACCCGTGCTCGGGCAGGAGACGGGGCGCAGTTGAAGAAACCTCTCTACTGGGACTTGTATGAGCATGTACAGCAGAAGTTGCAGAAGGCCAACCTGAAGGACCCCAAAGAAGACCCCATCTATGACGAACCTGAGGGCCTGGCCCCAGCCCCTTCCCGAGGCCTTTATGACCTGCCTCAAGAGCCCAAGGATGCATGGTGGTGCCAGGCTCGGGTGAAGGAGGAGGGCTACGAGCTCCCCTACAACCCAGCCACTGATGACTATGCTGTGCCCCCCCCTCGGAGCGCAAAGCCTCTCCTAGCTCCCAAGCCCCAAGGCCTGGTCTTCCTTGAACCTAGTACTGAAACTGGCAGTGGCAGCAAAGGCCACAACTCAGGCACTGCCTTGTATAGTCAGGtccagaagaatggggcctcggGGAGCTGGGACTGTGGGCTCTCCAGAGCAGAGACCAGTAGGACTGGAGTCCAGTCAGAGGACTCCATATGA